The Nocardioides panzhihuensis genome has a segment encoding these proteins:
- a CDS encoding MFS transporter codes for MTRLQLARAAVFVAFAIQGLTFASLITRLESIATKLDLSAGDVFVVLGVTTAIGAVGSVTAGHLATRVGSAATLSLMLGGASLAAVAPAFAPTMGTLLLLNGVYGFFLGGVDASMNMQGTATQDAYGRPLMNGFHAMWSAAAVLGAVYATVTIALGVPLGLDMVPIAVIGLVANAATFRLLLPPEAVDAAERRTSSTRRPRPRLPLLPLLLVAVPTFAMWFVDSAASAWGGIYVVDGLGAAAAVAPAIYAAYQLVLLAVRLPGDRLVARFGAERVIRIGGVIGVGALVLIVAAPHWSVAAVGFAILGGSLALVPPQSFVAAAHISPDNAEEAIARVNLANYAGYLAAASLIAAVAEVFGERSMFVIPLAVAVLIPLMAGRFATRPALDPVKTG; via the coding sequence ATGACCCGACTCCAGCTTGCCCGGGCAGCCGTCTTCGTCGCGTTCGCGATCCAGGGCCTGACCTTCGCCTCGCTGATCACCAGGCTGGAGTCGATCGCGACAAAGCTCGACCTGAGCGCCGGTGACGTGTTCGTCGTGCTCGGAGTCACCACCGCGATCGGGGCGGTCGGCAGCGTCACCGCCGGCCATCTCGCCACCAGGGTCGGCAGCGCGGCGACTCTCTCGCTGATGCTCGGCGGGGCCTCGCTGGCCGCGGTGGCGCCGGCGTTCGCGCCGACGATGGGGACGCTGCTGCTCCTCAACGGCGTCTACGGCTTCTTCCTCGGCGGCGTCGACGCCTCGATGAACATGCAGGGCACGGCCACCCAGGACGCGTACGGCCGCCCGCTGATGAACGGCTTCCATGCGATGTGGAGCGCGGCGGCCGTCCTCGGCGCCGTCTACGCGACCGTGACGATCGCCCTCGGCGTACCTCTTGGTCTGGACATGGTCCCGATCGCCGTCATCGGCCTGGTCGCCAACGCGGCCACGTTCCGGCTCCTGCTCCCGCCGGAGGCGGTGGACGCTGCGGAGAGACGGACCAGCAGTACGCGACGACCGAGGCCCAGGCTGCCGTTGCTGCCCCTCCTCCTGGTCGCGGTGCCGACGTTCGCGATGTGGTTCGTCGACTCCGCGGCCTCCGCCTGGGGCGGGATCTATGTCGTCGACGGCCTGGGTGCCGCGGCGGCGGTCGCGCCGGCGATCTACGCCGCGTACCAGCTGGTGCTCCTGGCTGTACGTCTCCCCGGTGACCGCCTCGTCGCCCGCTTCGGCGCGGAGCGGGTGATCCGGATCGGCGGCGTCATCGGCGTCGGCGCGCTCGTGCTGATCGTCGCCGCCCCGCACTGGAGCGTGGCGGCGGTCGGATTCGCCATCCTCGGTGGCAGCCTGGCGCTGGTCCCGCCGCAGTCGTTCGTCGCCGCCGCCCACATCTCCCCGGACAACGCCGAGGAGGCGATCGCCCGCGTCAACCTCGCCAACTATGCCGGCTATCTCGCCGCCGCCTCGCTGATCGCCGCTGTCGCCGAGGTCTTCGGCGAACGCTCGATGTTCGTCATCCCGCTCGCCGTCGCCGTCCTGATCCCGCTGATGGCCGGCCGCTTCGCCACCCGACCAGCTCTGGACCCCGTGAAGACCGGTTGA
- the katG gene encoding catalase/peroxidase HPI: MSEESVSKCPVMNAGRVHPTVGSANQEWWPNKLNLKILAKHHPAANPVDPDFDYKTAFEALDLNAVKADIAAVLTDSKDWWPADFGNYGPFMIRLAWHASGTYRSHDGRGGAGSGQQRFAPLNSWPDNVSLDKGRRLLWPVKAKYGQSLSWADLFVLVGNVALETMGLKTFGFSGGREDVWEADDDVYWGPEKVWLDDERYSGDRDLQAPLAAVQMGLIYVNPEGPNGEPDPMKSAVDIKETFRRMGMSSEETVALIAGGHTFGKTHGAHPDDLIGPDPEAAPLENQGLGWKNGHGTGAGPDTVTSGLEVTWTYHPTRWDNEFFHILYAYDWELTESPAGAKQWKPKNNGGADLVPEAHGEGKREPRMLTSDLALRVDPEFGEISRRFKDDQALFADAFARAWFKLTHRDMGPKSRYAGAEVPAEDLDWQDPLPTGSAATDDAAIAAAKKAIAESGLTAQQLVSTAWKAAATYRSSDKRGGANGGRIRLEPQVSWKVNQPDELKPVIAAYEQIAAETGVSFADVLVLAGGVGVEQAAKAAGYEVTVPFTAGRVDATQEQTSEENFAWLEPVADGFRNYDSGFLNLPSEFLFIDRANLLSLSAPEATVLTGGLRVIGNNWDGSDLGVFTKAPGALTNDFFVNLLDYDQQWTPSADESTYTSTNGWVGSRVDLVFGANSELRAIAELYAGADAKEKFVNDFVKAWVKVMENDRFDLKR; the protein is encoded by the coding sequence ATGTCAGAAGAGTCCGTGAGCAAGTGCCCGGTCATGAACGCCGGCCGCGTTCACCCGACCGTCGGCAGCGCCAACCAGGAATGGTGGCCCAACAAGCTCAACCTGAAGATCTTGGCCAAGCATCACCCCGCGGCCAACCCGGTCGACCCCGACTTCGACTACAAGACGGCCTTCGAGGCCCTCGACCTGAACGCCGTCAAGGCTGACATCGCCGCGGTCCTGACGGACTCCAAGGACTGGTGGCCGGCCGACTTCGGCAACTATGGCCCGTTCATGATCCGCCTGGCGTGGCACGCCTCGGGCACCTACCGCAGCCACGACGGCCGCGGTGGCGCCGGCAGCGGTCAGCAGCGCTTCGCGCCGCTCAACTCCTGGCCCGACAACGTCTCCCTCGACAAGGGCCGCCGTCTGCTGTGGCCGGTCAAGGCCAAGTACGGTCAGTCGCTCTCCTGGGCCGACCTGTTCGTGCTGGTCGGCAACGTCGCGCTGGAGACCATGGGTCTGAAGACCTTCGGCTTCTCCGGCGGTCGCGAGGACGTGTGGGAAGCCGACGACGACGTCTACTGGGGCCCGGAGAAGGTCTGGCTCGACGACGAGCGCTACTCCGGCGACCGTGACCTGCAGGCGCCGCTGGCCGCCGTCCAGATGGGTCTGATCTACGTCAACCCGGAGGGCCCGAACGGCGAGCCCGACCCGATGAAGTCCGCGGTGGACATCAAGGAGACCTTCCGCCGGATGGGGATGAGCTCGGAGGAGACCGTCGCGCTGATCGCCGGTGGCCACACCTTCGGCAAGACCCACGGCGCCCACCCCGACGACCTGATCGGCCCCGACCCGGAGGCCGCGCCGCTGGAGAACCAGGGCCTCGGCTGGAAGAACGGCCACGGCACCGGTGCCGGCCCCGACACGGTCACCTCGGGCCTCGAGGTCACCTGGACCTACCACCCGACCCGGTGGGACAACGAGTTCTTCCACATCCTCTACGCCTACGACTGGGAGCTCACCGAGTCCCCGGCCGGCGCCAAGCAGTGGAAGCCGAAGAACAACGGCGGTGCCGACCTGGTGCCCGAGGCACACGGTGAGGGCAAGCGTGAGCCGCGCATGCTCACCTCCGACCTCGCCCTGCGCGTGGACCCGGAGTTCGGCGAGATCTCGCGCCGCTTCAAGGACGACCAGGCCCTGTTCGCCGACGCCTTCGCCCGCGCGTGGTTCAAGCTGACCCACCGCGACATGGGCCCGAAGAGCCGCTACGCCGGCGCCGAGGTCCCGGCCGAGGACCTCGACTGGCAGGACCCGCTCCCGACCGGTTCGGCAGCGACCGACGACGCCGCGATCGCGGCTGCCAAGAAGGCGATCGCCGAGTCCGGTCTGACCGCTCAGCAGCTCGTCTCCACCGCTTGGAAGGCTGCGGCCACCTACCGCAGCTCGGACAAGCGCGGTGGCGCCAACGGTGGCCGGATCCGCCTCGAGCCCCAGGTCTCCTGGAAGGTCAACCAGCCCGACGAGCTCAAGCCGGTCATCGCGGCCTACGAGCAGATCGCGGCCGAGACCGGGGTCTCCTTCGCCGACGTACTCGTCCTCGCCGGTGGCGTGGGTGTCGAGCAGGCCGCGAAGGCCGCCGGCTACGAGGTGACCGTGCCGTTCACGGCCGGTCGCGTCGACGCCACCCAGGAGCAGACCTCCGAGGAGAACTTCGCCTGGCTCGAGCCGGTCGCCGACGGCTTCCGCAACTACGACTCCGGGTTCCTGAACCTGCCCTCGGAGTTCCTGTTCATCGACCGCGCCAACCTCCTGAGCCTCTCCGCCCCGGAGGCGACCGTCCTCACCGGCGGCCTGCGCGTGATCGGCAACAACTGGGACGGCTCCGACCTCGGTGTCTTCACCAAGGCCCCGGGCGCGCTGACGAACGACTTCTTCGTCAACCTGCTCGACTACGACCAGCAGTGGACCCCGTCCGCCGACGAGTCGACCTACACCAGCACCAACGGCTGGGTCGGCTCGCGCGTCGACCTGGTCTTCGGTGCCAACTCCGAGCTCCGCGCCATCGCTGAGCTCTACGCCGGCGCCGACGCCAAGGAGAAGTTCGTCAACGACTTCGTCAAGGCGTGGGTCAAGGTCATGGAGAACGACCGCTTCGACCTGAAGCGCTGA
- a CDS encoding transcriptional repressor, with product MGNADYEQLLRGASLRVTRPRVAVLGAVAENAHADTETILGAVRERLPDVSHQAVYDSLAALSAAGIVRRIQPSGSVARYETRVGDNHHHVVCRSCGNIADVDCAVGHTPCLTASDDNGFVVDEAEVIYWGTCPQCQAAQRSK from the coding sequence GTGGGGAACGCGGACTATGAGCAGCTGCTGAGAGGTGCCTCCCTGCGCGTCACTCGCCCGCGAGTGGCCGTTCTGGGAGCTGTCGCCGAGAACGCGCACGCCGACACCGAGACCATTCTCGGCGCGGTGCGCGAACGGCTTCCGGACGTGTCTCATCAAGCTGTCTACGACTCCCTCGCCGCCCTGTCGGCGGCCGGGATCGTTCGCCGCATCCAGCCCTCCGGCTCGGTGGCTCGTTACGAGACCCGGGTCGGGGACAACCACCACCACGTGGTCTGCCGTTCCTGCGGGAACATCGCCGACGTCGACTGCGCCGTCGGCCATACGCCCTGCTTGACGGCGTCGGACGACAACGGCTTCGTCGTCGACGAGGCCGAGGTCATCTACTGGGGCACCTGTCCGCAGTGCCAGGCCGCCCAGCGCAGCAAGTGA